Within the Glycine soja cultivar W05 chromosome 3, ASM419377v2, whole genome shotgun sequence genome, the region TCACCCTCTCACCATTCATCTCCATATATAAGACTTTCCCATTTCTCCTTCTTCGTCATTCTCCATTTACATACTCTCTCATCCGATTCGGGTCGGGTTTGCATTATCGGAATACTTCGCCGGAAAATTCTTAGTCGACGTAGCGAAAATGGCGGTATCCCTAGCGACGAGGCTCGTGCGGCAGCGATCGCCGTCGCTTCTCTGGCGGCGCAGCTTTTCTATGTCGGCAGTGGATGCCGAAAAGGAAGCCGTGGTCGTGCCGGAGCTTCCGCCGTTCGATTACTCCCCGCCGCCGTATGCGGGCCCCACCGCTGAGGAGATTTTGGCGAAGCGCAGGGAGTATATGAGTCCTTCCATCTTGCATTCATACAAGAACCCCATGAGTCCGTGCTGCACACGATTATTTCCCGACAAATAATTATGAGTTTAACGTTGATCCACTTGAGTAGTGTATAAGTAACTCATCATTTAAAAGTTTTTACCATGTGAACCagttaatcttataattttttatttaatttttgtaatacaAAATTGTTGTATGTTGGTTGATTAACAACCATTAGTTAATTCTTTTACTCTTAACCAACttagtatttttctattttctgttaTAGCATGTAAGagttaattagttttaagttGGTTGCGTTAGTTGGGCTAGAAATAgtacttttatttcttcttcttgcatagcctAATTTTGTAGAGAGCTTTGTACATAGAAAATTCTGCAGAGATTGAATAAAAGTGGCTACTGAGTTCTGTGCAgtttttttggttcattttttttttttttttttgcattttgctTATTCTTGTTCATACAAGAAACTCATTCTTTTGTGAAGAAAAATCTGATCTTGGCACAACAAATTGGTGCGATGAGCGTGGAGTGATTTTGAGTTTGATTCAAGAAATGAGCTCGACCAAGTATGAGGTTGAAAAATTCACAGGGCAAAATGATTTTGGGCTATGACGATTGAAGATGAGAGCTCTTCTTGTTCAGCAGGACCTGGTGGAAGCACTTGATGGAGAAGCCAAACTTGAAAAGATGATGGCTGATGGGGATAAGAAAGCACTACTGCATAAGGCACACAGTGCAATTATCCTCAGTCTCGGAGACAAAGTGCTGAGGCAAGTCTCTAAGGAAACAACTGCTGCTGGGGTTTGGTCAAAACTTAAAGGTTTGTACATGACCAAATCTTTAGTTAATCGTCTTTACCTAAAGCAGTCTTTGTATTCATTTAAAATGCATGAAGATAGATCAGTGGGAGAACAATTGGATTTGTTTAATAAATTGATTCTAGATCttgaaaatattgatgtcaCTATTGATGATGAGGATCAAGCTTTGTTATTGTTGTGCTCTTTGCCTAAGAGTTACTCTCATTTCAAAGAGACTTTATTGTTTGGAAGAGATTTTGTTTCTCTTGATGAAGTGCAGACTGCTTTGAATTCAAAGgaattgaatgaaagaaaggaaaagaagtcaTCTACAAGTGGTGAAGGGCTGACAGCAAGAGGCAAGACCTTCAAGAAAGATAGTAAATTTGATAAGAAGAAGCAAAAGCCAGAAAATCAGAAGAATGGTGAAGGAAACATCTTCAAAATCAAATGTTATCATTGTAAAAAGGAGGGTCATACAAGGAAAGTTTGTACTGAAAGGCAGAAAAATGGTGGCAGTAACAATAGGAAGAAGGACTCAAGAAATGCTGCAATTGTTCAAGATGATGGCTTTGAATCTGCAGAGGCACTGATGGTGTCTGAAAAGAATCCAGAAACTAAATGGATAATGGATTCAGGGTGTTCATGGCATATGACACCAAATAGATCATGGTTTGAACAATTTTCTGATCAAGCAGATGGGTTAGTACTCCTTGGAGATAACAACCCTTGCAAAATTGAAGGAATTGGATCTATAAGATTCAAGTTTCATGATGGGGCTGAAAGAATTCTCACAGAGGTCAGATATGTACCTGAGTTGAAGAGAAATTTAATCTCTCTTGGTGAATTTGATTGAACTAGCAAAACAAGAGCTGCTATGTGGGGATATAATGGAAAGATTAAAGTTCTGTGAACATTGTGTCTATGGCAAAGCCTGCAGAGCCAAATTCAATGCAGgacaacaaagaacaaaaggTACCCTTGATTATGTTCATGCTGATCTTTGGGGTCCAACCAAGACTCCCTCTCATTCTGGAGCAAGGTATTTCTTGAGCATTGTGGATGACTACTCAAGGAAGTTGTGGATCTAcattcagaaaacaaaaaatgaggcTTTTGATAACTTCAAAAGCTGGAAAACACTTGTGGAAAACCAAACAGGCAGGAAGATCAAGAGACTCCGTACTGATAATGGTCTTGAGTCCTGTTCTGAACCTTTCAATGATTTCTATAAAGAGAATGACATTGCAAGGAACATGACAGTTGCAAgcacccctcaacaaaatggtttaGCTGAAAGATTCAACAAGACCATTTTGGAGATAGTGAGATGTATGTTGTTGAGTGCAGGATTACCCAAGATTTTTTGGGCTGAAGAAACAATGACTGTTGTATATCTCATCAACAAGTGTCCTTCAACAGCTCTGAATTTCAAAACCACTAAGGAGATTTGGTCTGGTCGTCCACCGAGTCTAAAACAACTAAAGGTATTTGGCTGTGTTGCCTATCCTCACATCAAGCAAGACAAATTGGAACCTAGGGCTGTCAAGTGTATTTTTCTAGGATATCCTGAAGGAGTGAAAGGGTATAAGTTGTGGTGTTTGGAGGCTGGTTTTAAGAGGTGTTTAGTGAGTTGTGATGTTGTCTTCAATGAAGCTGAGATGGCCTACAAGACCAAGCCCAACATGGTTCAGTCCAGCACTGATCAGAGTAAGGaaattgattctgaaaaattaaatgttgagGTGGAGACTAAGGATAAACATGCTGAAACACAAGCTGTTAATTGGCCTCTTGATGAAGAAAAAtctgaagaagaggaacaagaagaagctgacTATGTGCTGGCTCGAGATAAAATTAGAAGGGAAATCAAACAACCTAAGAGGTATGGATATGCTGATCTAATAGCATTTGCTCTGGTAGCTGCTAGTGAAGTTTTGGAGGAAGATCCAAAAACTGTTAAAACTGTCTTAGCTagtaaggagaaagaaaaatggcTAAGTGCCATGAATGAAGAGATTAAGTCTCTCCATGACAACCATACATGggaattgattaaaaaaccACCTGGTTCTAGAGTGGCCAGCTGCAAatggatcttcaagaagaaagaaggcaTCCAAGGAGTTGAACCAGGCAGATTtaaagctagacttgttgctCGAAGATTCACTCAAAAGGAGGGAATTGATTTCAATGAAGTTTTCTCTCCTGTAGTGAAACACAGGTCAATCAGAATTCTTATGGCTATGGTGGCAAATTTTGATCTTGTGTTagaacaaatggatgtgaagacaaCATTTTTGTATGGGAAGCTTGATGAGGTGATATTGATGAAACAACCCGAGGGGTTTGAAGTCAAAGGTAAAGAGGATTATgtttgcaaattaaacaaatccCTGTATGGTCTAAAACAGTCCTCAAGACAATGGAATAGGAGATTTGATGAATTTATGGCTGACATACAGTTTCATAGAAGTCACTATGATAACTGTGTTTACTTCAAATTTCCTTCAAAAGTTGAATTTGTGGTATTgctattatatgttgatgatattttgaTAACAAGTAACAACAAGAGTGaggttgaaaaattgaaatctgAGTTGAGTAGGgaatttgaaatgaaggatttgGGAGCAGCCAAGAGAATATTGGGAATAGAAATCAAACGGGACAGAAAAAGGAAATTGTTGTATTTGTCCCAAGAGTTATATCTCAGAAAAGTTCTTGAAAGGTTTGGAATGTCAAATTCCAAACCTGTAACTACTCCTATGTCACAGCAGTTTAAGCTCAGTACAAGTCAAGCACCTAAGACACATGATGATATAATTTACATGAAAGGTATTCCATATGCTAATGCTATAGGGTCATTGATGTATGCTATGGTATGTACTCGCCCTGACATAGCTAATACAGTGAGCTTAGTAAGTAGGTTCATGGCAAATCCAGGCAAAGCACATTGGCAAGCCCTGGAATGGATACTCAGATATATCAGAGGATCACTTGGAAGAGTTCTGGTTTATGGTGGAGCTAGGAATAGCAGAAGAACAGTTGCTATTGAAGGTTTTGTAGATTCTGATTATGCTGGCTATTTAGATTCAAGGAAATCTCTCACAGGATTTGTGTTCACTGCTTTTGGCACTAGAATTAGTTGGAAAGCTAGCCTTCAAAAGGTAGTGGGTTTATCAACCACTGAAGCTGAGTATATTGCTCTTACAGAAGCTGTGAAAGAATCTACGTGGCTTGAAGGCATTGCAAAGGAGCTAAAGATACAAAATGAAGTGATCACAGTACACTGTGACAACCAAAGTGCCATTGATTTATCCAGAAATTCTGTGCATCATGAGAGGACAAAGCACATTGATATTAAACTGTATTTTATCAGAGAAGTTATTGATCAAGGATCAGTTATAGTCAAGAAGATTTCAACTGATCACAATCCTTCTGATATGATCACAAAGGCTTTTCCAAGTAGCAAGTTTTTCCATTGTTTGGACCTAATTCAGCTGAAGGGTGATTAACTCTTGTTTCTGAAGCAACCACTGGTtttgttaatgttttgttaTTGAACCAAGGTGGAGAATTGTTGTATGTTGGTTCATTAACAACCATTAGTTAGTTCTTTTACTCTTTACCAACttagtatttttctattttctgttaTAGCATGTAAGagttaattagttttaagttGGTTGCGTTAGTTGGGCTAGAAATAGTActtctatttcttcttcttgcatagcctAATTTTGTAGAGAGCTCTGTACATAGAAAATTCTGCAGAGATTGAATAAAAGTGACTACTGAGTTATGTGCAgtttttttggttcatttttttttttttgcattttgctTATTCTTGTTCATACAAGAAACTCATTCTTTTGTGAAGAAAAATCTGATCTTGGCTCAACATgaaattttaagatttaataaatatttaaattgttttttaagaaaaaaatatttacattgtaTTTTTActgcaaatatttacactaTTAGTATTTAGGACaagtattatttactttatttattaatataaatatacttATTATTTGTTGACAAGTTGATATTTTATGTGTCAATggtacatattaatttttaattaaattgttataaattGAAAGTTTTagcaattatttatttagtagaCAGCAAGTGAGTAATTAAAAATCTTTGTGTACAAGTTATTGACAATATTGATTGCACAACActctaaaaaaatgaatttaattgttATGAATTCATGTTATTTGTGATTAAACTGCGTGCTGCATTAAAACAAATCCACCAAAAATATTCAATACACGCAATATTGGTTACATTCAACCCTTGTTTTCAGAAAACATCTTCCTTGCTTTTACGGTGAAAGTGAATTGGACTTCATGTCAGCGCAGCatttgaaacaacaaaacaaacacgATGATGTACCATTCGATAAatgtttttgtagttaattaaacaaattcaGTTACAAAGTCTCGTAATTTAcgtttacaaaatttaaaagtgtACGTAATGAATAAGTTATATAATTACTAAAAACCAATACACATTTAatcttgatgaatgagaaagaattaaaagaaatggTTGTGTGGGGGTGGTGGTGCAGGTGAACATAGTGGAGGGTAAGAAGCAGTACCTGTTCGACGAGAAGGGGAGAAGGTACGTGGATGCATTCGGAGGGATTGCTACGGTGTGCTGCGGGCACTGTCACCATGATGTGGTGGAGGCCATAGTCAACCAAACCAAGAAGTTGCAGCACTCCACTGTTCTCTACCTTAACCACGCCATCACCGATTTCGCTCAAGCTTTGGCCTCCAAACTTTCCGGTGATCTCAAGGTTTGCCCCCTTTTCCCACACTCTTCTCGTTAcatatccttaattattttatttggtttaattaCTCGTTTGATTATACATATTAACttttaaacatgttttatttttaattcacatgtaattttttttattctggtCTCTATACATGTTTTAGTTTGATGCAAAAATTAGTATTCTTTGCATTAGATGGACGTGTGTCACTCTCCTTTAACGTTTAagcaaacaaatatatttttaattactcgTTTGATTCATGTACATGTAACGTGTAACGTGTGAACTCTTTAACATGTTGGAGTCCGGCACAAGtgtatcaattatttagtttagtctctgtctatatttaattttagttatttgaaagaaaaaatatttttaactataaatttattattgttaaatatgAAAACTggatttttttagagttttttaaatattaaaactggatttttaaaatattttttgttttaaaacttgcataattgtcataatttttatgttaaaaaattgtaatgatTTAAATGAAGACAAAAGTGAATGAGAAACGTTACTTTCAACGTTAACAATAATTGTTTCTTCATTCTCATttgcaaatataaaattatatcattagCTGGATTTCCAAACCAATAGGGATTCTGGATACAtgagattttgtttttattaagcAGTGGCGGAACTTGAATTCATTGTATGAggggaaaaaattatatttttattttaagatcaaAGATGGTATGAATTATTCATTGTGAATCATTAGAGGCTGAGAGTCtataaaaaagtgttttaaTCTTATAAGGTATTTGACTACTACTTAAACAATAATAGTTGTAACTACTTAAACAATAATTCGTGTTAACATGTACCTTTTGACTGAACTACTTTTTTTGAGAAGGTGTAACTAAAATGAATTTTGTTAATTTGGTACGGGCTCCAATAGACAAAGAAATCACCCAGACAAATAATAGTTGTTCTTACTCCAAAATTGGAGGATCCTTAGCTCCAATAACCATTAGATGTTAgatatgaaattcaaaattttgggAGCAGGTGCCACGTAAGCCACTGTCCCAAGAGATGGGCATGTTTTAATGATAGAGGTAgagtttgttattttatttttaaaatattgcttTCTgtgtccatatatatatatatatatatatatgttaatggGGTTCATGGGACTGAGATGCCACTGGTTGCGTGGCATGGTATGATGCTAGCACATGGTTTTGTaccaaacaataaataatatgcATATCATTGACATTTGATGGATATATGAACGATCCCTGTTAAGTTTATATCAACAGGATGGacttttattgatgaaaaaatatatagtactaaaaaaaactatattgcAAATTATGAAATATCAGTTCGggctaataatataaatatgtgaACTAGATTAGGTTATCTCATTCTTATATAttcaagtttaattttgttagtttattAAAGGTTCAACTGCAATGCTTTACTTTTCataatcttaaattttaatgtGAATAGTTTACTTTCGACTTGATTGATATAGTAAATTAATTGAGATGTGCGTAAATTTTTTTCCCACCATgacataaaaaacaaatcttACACACATCTCgattatttaagcataatctaATTGTAATATCACTCAAcaactaataaatatatatgattaaattttttttatatgaataatatttggcAACTTATTATATTTGCTTAActgtatatttcttaatttaattttaattagagaaTCACGTTTGAAATTACTAGTACAATAGATTTACTAGATACTGTTTCAAtgttagatatatttttttagtaacctTTCAATTTGATGATAATGAGTGAAAGTGGCTCGTGAAAATAGAATTAGTAAAGATATCTATATTtatgtgatgattatttgaaataataaacCTTTTGTCTTTGTTTGTTATATATTTCACCAGGTGGTGTTTTTCACAAACTCTGGAAAAGAAGCAAACGAATTGGCCATGTTGATAGCAAGGTTGTACACCGGGTGCCATGACATAATATCTCTCCTCATCATCACCCTCTCACCATTCATTTCCCTATATAAGACTttcctattcctccttcttcctCATTCTCCATTTCCACACTCTCTCATCCGATTCGGGTCGGGTTTGTGTTATCGGAACCTTCACCGGAAAATTCTCAGTCGACGTAGCGAAAATGGCGGTATCCCTAACGACGAGGCTCGTGCGGCGGCGATCGCCACCGCTTCTCTGGCGGCGCAGCTTTTCTATGTCGGCAGTGGACGCCGAAAAGGAAGTCGTGGTCGTGCCGGAGCTTCCACCGTTCGATTACTCCCCGCCGCCATATGCGGGCCCCACCGCTGAGGAGATTCTGGCGAAGCGCAGGGAGTATCTTAGTCCTTCCATCTTGCATTCATACAAGAACCCTGTGAGTCCGCGCTGCACACGATTATTTTCCGACAAATAATTATGAGAGTTTAACGTTGATCCACTTGAGTAGTGTATAAGTAACTCATCATTTAAAAGTTTTTACCATGTGAACCAGTTAatcttagaattttttatttaattttgtaatacaaaattttaagatttaataaattttaaactgtttttcaagaaaaaaaaatatttacattgtaTTTTTACTGCAAATATTTACACTGTTAGTATTTAGGACaagtatatattatttactttatttattaatataaatatacttCTTATTTGTTGACAAGTTGGTATTTTATGTGTCAATgctacatattaatttttaattaaattgttataatttgaaagttttagcaattatttatttatttatttagtagaCAGCAAGTGAAAGTAATTGAAATGAATTTAATTGTTATGAATTCATGTTATTTGTGATTAAACTGCGTGCTGCATTAAAACAAATCCACCAAAAATAATTCATACACGCAATATTGGTTACATTCAACCCTTGTTTTCAGAAAACATCTTCCTTGCTTTTATGGTGAAAGTGGATTGGACTTCATGTCATCACAGCatttgaaacaacaaaacaaacacgATGATATACCATTTGATAAATGTTTTCGtagttaattaaacaaattcaGTTACAAAGTCTCGTAATTtagatttacaaaatttaaaagtgtAAGTAATGAATAAGTTATATAATTACTAAAAACCAATACACATTTAatcttgatgaatgagaaagaattaaaagaaatggTTGTGTGGGGGTGGTGGTGCAGGTGAACATAGTGGAGGGTAAGAAACAGTACCTGTTCGACGAGAAGGGGAGAAGGTACGTGGATGCATTCGGAGGGATTGCTACGGTGTGCTGCGGGCACTGTCACCATGATGTGGTGGAGGCCATAGTCAACCAAACCAAGAAGTTGCAGCACTCCACTGTTCTCTACCTTAACCACGCCATCACCGATTTCGCTCAAGCTTTGGCCTCAAAACTTCCCAGTGATCTCAAGGTTTGCCTCCTTTTCCCACACTCTTCTCGTTAcatatccttaattattttatttggtttaattactcatttgattattataaatattagcttttaaacatgttttattcttaattcacatgtaattttttttattctggtCTCTATACATGTTTTAGTTTGATGCAAAAATTAGTATTCTTTGCATTAGATGGATGTGTGTCACTCTCCTCTAACGTTTAagcaaacaaatatatttttaattactcgTTTGATTCATGTACATGTAACGTGTAACGTGTGAACTCTTTAACATGTTGGAGTCCTGCACAAGtgtatcaattatttagtttagtctctgtctatatttaattttagttatttgaaagataaaatatttttaactataaatttattattgttaaatatgAAAACTggatttttttagagttttttttttgtttttttaaatattaaaactggatttttaattttttttttgttttaaaacttgcataattgtcataatttttatgttaaaaaattgtaatgatTTAAATGAAGACAAAAGTGAATGGGAAACGTTACTTTCAACGTTAACAATAATTGTTTCTTTATTCTCATttgcaaatataaaattatatcattagTTGGATTTCCAAACCAATAGGGATTCTGGATATTAAGCAGTGGCGGAACTTGAATTCATTGTATGAGgggaaaaaagttaaatttttattttaagatcaaAGATGGTATGAATTATTCATTGTGAATCATTAGAGGCTGAGAGTCaataaaaaagtgttttaaaaaacatgtttatTTACTGCTctgtttagaaagaaaaaataaaataaagcgaaCCAAAACTAAGGAGTTTTGTACAAAGTTACTTTTGCTcggatttaaaattttaataattcctTGATTATCGAggaaaatttaatcttataagGTATTTGACTACTACTTAAACAATAATAGTTGTAACTACTTAAACAATTATTCGTGTTAACATGTACCTTTTACTGAACTACTTTTTTTGAGAAGGTGTAACTAAAATGAGTTTTGTTAATTTGGTATGGGCTCCAATAGACAAAGAAATCACCCAGACAAATAATAGCTGTTCGTACTCCAAAATTTGAGGATCCTTAGCTCCAATAACCATTAGATGTTAGATacgaaattcaaaattttgggAGCAGGTGCCACGTAAGAGATGGGCATGTTTTAATGATAGAGGTagaatttgttattttatttttaaaatattgttttctttgtccatatatatatatatatatatatatatatatatatatatatatatgttaatggGGTTCATGGGACTGAGATGCCACTGGTTGCGTGGCATGGTATGATGCCAGCACATGGTTTTGTaccaaacaataaataatatgcATATCATTGTCATTTGATGGATATATGAACGATCCCTGTTAAGTTTATATCAACAGGATGGacttttattgatgaaaaaatatatagtactaaaaaaaattatattgcaaATTATGAAATATCAGTTCGggctaataatataaatatgtgaACTAGATTAGGGTATCTCATTCTTATATAttcaagtttaattttgttagtttatcAAAGGTTCAACTGCAATGCTTTACTTTTCataatcttaaattttaattgaatagtTTACTTTCGACTTGATTGATATAGTAAATTAATTGAGATGTGCgtaaattttttttcccaccatgacataaaaaaataaatcttacaCACATCTCgattatttaagcataatctaATTGTAATATCACATAACagctaataaatatatatgattaaatttttttatatgaataatatttggcAACTTATTATATTTGCTTAActgtatatttcttaatttaactttaattaGAGAATCACGTTTGAAATTACTAGTACAATAAATTTACTAGATAGTGTTTCAatattagatatattttttagtaaccTTTCAATCTGATAATGAGTGAAAGTGGTTCGTGAAAATAGAATTAGTAAAGATATCTATATTTATTTGATGAtgatttgaaataataaatcttttgtctttgtttattatatatttcaccAGGTGGTGTTTTTCACAAACTCTGGAACAGAAGCAAACGAATTGGCCATGTTGATAGCAAGGTTGTACACCGGGTGCCATGACATAATATCTCTAAGGAATGCTTACCATGGTAATGCAACTGGGACAATGGCAGCCACTGCTCAAAGCATCTGGAAATTTAATGTAGTGCAGGTATAAGCTAAGTATTTAttagtttcatttttaaattttatatatgattcTTCTTTTCTATTCTATAAATTCTATATAGGAATTGGTACTACTTACATGAAATCCTGTACAGAAATTAACCACAAAACAAACGAAAAGTAATTATACAAGtagtgttaaaaaaatgttaagaaaaataaaacaactattttctttaattctttgaaaaaaaataatttaaagatcaACCAGGCCCCAAGTGCACCTAATTGATGACATAGCTGAGTGGATTGTCACATCTTGGTTGCTAACTCATTTTTTAACTGAACTTTCCACAATCAACATCACTGTTTAGCTACAATAGTGGACTGGTGTCACGGGTCACAGGTAGCTACACATCAGCCACGAGAGGgatgttaatatttaaaatggACTTTAGTACGTAATTTATATTGGGTTGGAAATTTTATATTGACTAGTTATATAGTAAAACATAGTGTATAATTTAGTAATTGTTGTTGGGTTAATTTATTGGATGATTTATTATCAGACTACTCATAAATGTCTAATCTATGAACAAAATCTATAATGTaagaactaaaactaaaattgttTAAAAGCAACAACTACAAACTCAATTAACTTTATTAAGCCAGCATGTTATGTATCATTTGTTGGTTTTGCTTTTTCTGTCTGTTGTAATCCTCAACCCATTTGGCTATGAATCTGAATTTCAAATGTAATTAAGTAATACACTGTTTATCTAATATGTTCTTGTGCTGGTATTGTCAAAAGAGTGGCGTTCATCATGCAGTAAATCCAGACCCTTATAGAGGCATTTTCGGTTCTGATGGAGAGAAGTATGCAAGAGATGTCCAAGATATCCTTAACTTTGGAACTTCTGGAAATGTTGCAGCCTTCATATCTGAAGCCATACAGGTATCAAGCCAAAATGCATATTATAGACAGATccaactttcttcttcttttttgctttttcttttctttttttaattgtagCATGTCCTGAGTAAGTAACAAgatgtaataaattaatttatgattaaaggaataaatgaaaaacaataaCACACCTTGATACTGTTTTTTGTTTGTGATAGGGAGTGGGGGGTATCATTGAATTGGCTCCTGGTTACTTGCCAGTTGTGTACAATACCATTAAAAAAGCAGGAGGACTTTTTATTGCTGATGAGGTTCAGGCTGGCTTTGGTCGCACTGGTAGCCATTTCTGGGGATTTGAGGCCCACAATGTTGTTCCTGACATAGTCACAATAGCTAAGGTAACTTTTCTGTTGGTGTCGGAGGTATGAGACTGGTTAACAAAGTTTTAAATTGCGGTTGCAATCACAGTTGTGATCCTTGATATCGCGCGAAATTGCAGACTGATGTAGCTACAATTGCAGTCACAGTGTGGTTGTGGAGAATCCAAAATCCTTCATGTTGTGGCTGAAATTGTAATCACGGACTGTTTTTTAGTAACCTTGTTGGTTAAGTTGATTACTAATACTTTCTACAACCATACAACATG harbors:
- the LOC114406010 gene encoding alanine--glyoxylate aminotransferase 2 homolog 3, mitochondrial-like — encoded protein: MAVSLTTRLVRRRSPPLLWRRSFSMSAVDAEKEVVVVPELPPFDYSPPPYAGPTAEEILAKRREYLSPSILHSYKNPVNIVEGKKQYLFDEKGRRYVDAFGGIATVCCGHCHHDVVEAIVNQTKKLQHSTVLYLNHAITDFAQALASKLPSDLKVVFFTNSGTEANELAMLIARLYTGCHDIISLRNAYHGNATGTMAATAQSIWKFNVVQSGVHHAVNPDPYRGIFGSDGEKYARDVQDILNFGTSGNVAAFISEAIQGVGGIIELAPGYLPVVYNTIKKAGGLFIADEVQAGFGRTGSHFWGFEAHNVVPDIVTIAKGIGNGIPLGAVVTTPEIAEVLTRRSYFNTFGGNPVCTAAGLAVLKVIEKEQLQQNAFVVGSHLKERLTALKDKYELIGDVRGRGLMLGVELVTDRELKTPAKNETLHVMDQMKELGVLIGKGGYYGNVFRITPPLCFTKEDADFVADAMDLTLSRM